A window from Thermoanaerobacterium sp. PSU-2 encodes these proteins:
- a CDS encoding helix-turn-helix domain-containing protein produces MNYKRESDYTMLKDKALPFSIICLSISIIISAVIIANGMRSNGDYVGTGLSDMSQGLSNIVNNMYNNNANVVYTRNTYDLSTASSYLGIEESKLLDIVNEKDSGIPYIKIGNDYIFSKSALDKWLETARVEIK; encoded by the coding sequence TTGAACTATAAAAGGGAGAGTGATTATACCATGTTAAAAGATAAGGCATTGCCATTTTCTATTATTTGCTTGTCAATATCTATTATTATAAGTGCTGTTATCATTGCAAATGGAATGAGAAGCAATGGAGATTATGTTGGTACTGGTTTGTCTGATATGTCTCAAGGATTAAGTAATATCGTAAATAATATGTACAATAACAATGCTAATGTTGTTTACACAAGAAATACTTATGACTTATCTACAGCATCTTCATATTTAGGAATTGAGGAAAGTAAATTATTAGACATTGTTAACGAAAAAGATTCAGGTATACCATATATCAAAATAGGTAATGATTATATATTTAGCAAAAGTGCATTAGATAAGTGGTTAGAAACAGCGAGAGTTGAAATAAAATAG
- a CDS encoding GNAT family N-acetyltransferase → MNIEIKKATIEEKSILRNLLELYQYDFSEFDGSDINEHGLFGYKYLDHYWTENNRYPFIIRVNGKLAGFVLVRDLINTDNTITHCISEFFIMRKYRRQGIGKTVAQKVFDMFPGYWSVAQIEQNIPAQNFWRKVISEYTKGNYREIYQNDDNWVGPIQLFISKGAPIINNNFNCANNDKID, encoded by the coding sequence ATGAATATTGAGATTAAAAAAGCTACAATTGAAGAAAAATCTATACTCCGAAATTTATTGGAATTATACCAATATGACTTTAGCGAATTTGACGGTAGTGATATTAATGAGCACGGATTATTCGGGTATAAATATCTGGATCACTACTGGACTGAAAATAACCGTTATCCTTTCATAATAAGAGTTAATGGCAAATTGGCTGGCTTTGTCCTTGTAAGGGATCTTATAAACACCGATAATACTATTACTCACTGCATTTCGGAGTTTTTTATTATGAGAAAATACAGAAGACAAGGAATCGGCAAAACAGTTGCTCAAAAAGTTTTTGATATGTTTCCAGGCTATTGGAGTGTAGCCCAAATTGAACAAAACATTCCTGCACAAAACTTCTGGAGAAAAGTCATCTCTGAATACACAAAAGGCAATTATCGTGAAATTTATCAAAATGATGATAATTGGGTAGGCCCTATACAATTGTTTATATCAAAAGGTGCACCTATTATAAACAACAATTTTAATTGCGCGAATAATGATAAAATCGATTAA